The Rhododendron vialii isolate Sample 1 chromosome 6a, ASM3025357v1 genome includes a window with the following:
- the LOC131331075 gene encoding calcium uniporter protein 4, mitochondrial-like: protein MALRRALSKRLFNKNRDSSPPLALNHSPNPSPNAAKTNFHREFLTSPEHSADTGFFRRFLQRRRINQSTAPPPVFLSIPVGEKLKETLRSINVAGERLRLNGLSPPLPSPATDSVDGVSVKDAKRILMFSKLERLRSAIREMPTNSISYGEFVKTCVDFCENREEGLEFARMLDEGGNVIVLGDVVFLRPEQVAKSMDQIIFQSIAIPNDPRREELEQLEKQKAQIDKKAQELVRAELYCGLGFIILQTLGFMRLTFWELSWDVMEPICFFVTSAHFALAYGFFLRSSKEPSFEGYFQRRFKVKQEKLMKVHNFDVEKYNGLCSAFYPNYVNVTNNRHCTGSDCVEGPIFYGVHR from the exons atgGCGCTTCGAAGAGCACTATCCAAGCGtttattcaacaaaaacagAGACTCCTCTCCACCCCTAGCCCTCAACCATTCCCCTAATCCGTCTCCAAATGCTGCTAAAACAAACTTCCACCGCGAGTTCCTCACCTCGCCGGAGCACTCCGCCGACACCGGCTTCTTCCGACGCTTCCTCCAGCGCCGGCGCATAAACCAATCGACGGCCCCACCACCGGTCTTCCTCTCCATCCCCGTCGGGGAAAAACTGAAGGAGACGCTGAGATCCATCAACGTGGCCGGCGAACGGCTCCGCCTCAACGGGCTGAGCCCTCCGCTGCCGTCGCCGGCGACGGATTCGGTTGATGGAGTGTCGGTGAAGGATGCAAAGAGGATTTTGATGTTTTCGAAGCTGGAGAGGTTGAGATCGGCGATTAGAGAGATGCCGACGAACTCGATTTCGTACGGGGAGTTTGTGAAGACTTGTGTGGATTTCTGTGAGAATCGAGAGGAAGGTTTGGAATTTGCGAGGATGCTGGATGAGGGAGGGAACGTCATCGTTTTGGGCGACGTCGTGTTCCTTCGGCCGGAACAG GTCGCGAAATCAATGGACCAAATAATTTTCCAGTCCATAGCCATCCCAAACGATCCAAGAAGGGAAGAACTTGAACAGTTGGAGAAGCAAAAGGCTCAAATCGACAAGAAAGCCCAAGAACTTGTTCGAGCGGAACTCTACTGTGGGCTGGGCTTCATTATTTTACAGACGCTGGGCTTCATGAGACTAACCTTTTGGGAACTAAGTTGGGACGTGATGGAGCCCATTTGTTTCTTTGTCACCTCGGCCCACTTTGCCCTCGCGTATGGATTTTTCCTCAGGTCGTCGAAAGAGCCTTCTTTCGAAGGCTACTTTCAACGTCGTTTCAAGGTGAAGCAAGAAAAACTCATGAAGGTTCACAACTTTGATGTCGAAAAGTACAACGGGCTTTGCAGCGCCTTCTATCCTAATTATGTCAACGTTACCAACAACAGGCATTGTACGGGGTCAGATTGTGTGGAAGGCCCAATTTTTTATGGAGTGCATCGGTGA